TGTTTGGCTCCGGCAGGTGGGGCATAAGCTTCAGCAAATGCCCTACCCCAGAGGGGCAGGGTTCGCTGGTTGGACTGGGCGAGGGATGGAGGTGGTGATTTCTGCTCACAGGTCACGCTGCGTCATGCCCATGCGCTGAGCGCCCGACGCCCCCTGTTTGCGGTGGGTTACCTTGCCGAATCTCTTTCCTGCCCGCCCGAATACAATGGCCTGCGTGTCTCACGTTCCGCCCCATCTGGCTCAACCGCTGGCTCCCTACGCGGGGCAGACGGTGGCTGTGGGCGTGTCGGGCGGCGCGGATTCGGTGGCGCTGCTGCGGGCGCTGGTGCTGGCCGGGGTGCGGCCCGTCGCGGTGCATCTGGATCACGCGCTGCGCCCTGAATCGGCCGATGATGCCCGCTGGGTGGCGGAACTGGCCGGGGCGCTGGGACTTCCACACGAATCGGCGCGGGTGGATGTGGCGGCGGTGGCCACCGCCCGTGGCTGGAATCTGGAGGACGCTGCCCGCCGAGTGCGCTACGACTTTCTGAGGCGCATGGCGAAAAGGCACGGCGCCTCGGCGGTGCTGACGGCCCATACCCGCCGCGACGTGGCCGAGACGGTGCTGATGCAGGTGCTGCGGGGCGAGGCGGTTCTGAGCGGCATCTCCGCCGAATGGGGCCGAGTGCGCCGTCCCTGGCTGAAGGTCCCGCGCACCGATCTGGAATCCTTTCTGCGGGCGCTGGGCCAGGGCTGGCGAGAGGACACGTCCAATGCAAATCCCGCCTTCACCCGCGCCTGGATTCGAAGTGAGGTCGTGCCTGTACTGAGCGCCCGCTTTCCGGGTGCCGAGGCGAGTCTGGCAAGGGTGGCGAACCACGCCGCGCAGGACGATCTTGCGCTGACAGAACTGGCCCTCCGATTGAATCCCCACACTCCGCTGGAAAGGCAGCCCACCTCTGTCCTGCGCCGTTTCGTGCGTCGGGAACTGGCGGACGCGGGCCTGTCCTTCCATGCCGAGCATCTGGAGAGGCTGGCAGGAGCTTTAGGGACGGGCGAAACGGCCCATGTCACTTTGCCAGAGGCGCGGGAGGTCACGGCGACTGGCGGGAGGTTACACCTGGCGGCGCGACTCTGGCCCGAACCCGCTTTCCCGCCGCCCCCCGGCTGGCAGCGCCGGGCCCGGCAGGATGGAGACCGGATCAGATTGCCCGGCGGCACACGCAAGCTCAGCGACGTGCTGACTGATCTGAAGGTGCCGCGTGCGGAGCGGGACGCCGTGCCACTGCTGGTGTCTGACGACGGCGTGCAGTGGATGGGCCTCAATCCTGCAGTCTGGGCCGTGGGCGCGCGGGAGGTGGCGGGTGTGGCCCAGGACCCGGGCCAGACCGCCATGGGAGAGGCCCTGGCGCTGGCCCGGCAAGCGGCAGCAGCGAATGAAGTGCCTGTCGGCGCGGTGGTGCTCGGCCCGGACGGCGCGGTGGTGGGCCGGGGCCGCAACAGCTCGCGGGCGGACGGCGACATGACGCGCCACGCCGAACTGGCCGCCCTGCGGGAAGCCGCCGCAACCCTGGGAACGCCGTATCTGACGGACTGTACCCTCGTCGTGACCCTGGAACCCTGCCCGATGTGCCTGGGAGCGGCGCTGGAGGCGCGGGTGGGCGGGATCGTCTACGGCGCGTCCAACCCGAGGGCCGGGGCACTGGGCAGTGTGATTGACGTCCTCTCCGGGCATTGGGGTCACGTTCCCACCGTCACGGGCGGGGTGCGGGGTGGGGAAGCGGCGCGGCTTCTGCGGGATGCGTTTCAGGGCATCCGCGACAGGCGGCACCCGGAGAGTCGCTGACGTCCTCCCAAAGTCCAGCGCGGCTTGCTACCCTCCTTCAGTGACCATTCCTACCGCCGCCCTGCATGACGCCGCCGAGCATTTCGGCACACCGCTGTACGTTTACGACTCTGCCGAGTTGGACGCCGCCCTGGCGCGGGTGCGGTTCGCTT
This sequence is a window from Deinococcus humi. Protein-coding genes within it:
- the tilS gene encoding tRNA lysidine(34) synthetase TilS, which gives rise to MACVSHVPPHLAQPLAPYAGQTVAVGVSGGADSVALLRALVLAGVRPVAVHLDHALRPESADDARWVAELAGALGLPHESARVDVAAVATARGWNLEDAARRVRYDFLRRMAKRHGASAVLTAHTRRDVAETVLMQVLRGEAVLSGISAEWGRVRRPWLKVPRTDLESFLRALGQGWREDTSNANPAFTRAWIRSEVVPVLSARFPGAEASLARVANHAAQDDLALTELALRLNPHTPLERQPTSVLRRFVRRELADAGLSFHAEHLERLAGALGTGETAHVTLPEAREVTATGGRLHLAARLWPEPAFPPPPGWQRRARQDGDRIRLPGGTRKLSDVLTDLKVPRAERDAVPLLVSDDGVQWMGLNPAVWAVGAREVAGVAQDPGQTAMGEALALARQAAAANEVPVGAVVLGPDGAVVGRGRNSSRADGDMTRHAELAALREAAATLGTPYLTDCTLVVTLEPCPMCLGAALEARVGGIVYGASNPRAGALGSVIDVLSGHWGHVPTVTGGVRGGEAARLLRDAFQGIRDRRHPESR